Proteins encoded together in one Telopea speciosissima isolate NSW1024214 ecotype Mountain lineage chromosome 6, Tspe_v1, whole genome shotgun sequence window:
- the LOC122664666 gene encoding peptidyl-prolyl cis-trans isomerase CYP26-2, chloroplastic-like isoform X1 — MWQNPRILQSSSSYQILRPPPWLLLHHPQRQAISMHHSTTTPTPTSTSPPISKHTCCRLSRRDIAIHSGSSSLLLLWAQTMEPFWSSKAWAEDYTSNGYQGESNLKNNGCNNSTPTQRAFLDISIDGKPVGRIVIGLYGVDVPIGTTRFSKLVSGAAGISYRRKEFVKIMPNYIQHGGLRSYGVDVELAKNTGSELAADSLLKEWEKVYEECQGTKNLSGSVSIVVRDPSKPPPKLKLIARKGKLEIDQEEVGVNPNGTEFVITTRDAPELDASSLVVGRVLDGMDVVERIASVKTVQENTSSPYFRVAKLIGDKRAVVAERGFNRPYAKIVITNCGLID; from the exons ATGTGGCAAAACCCACGAATtctgcaatcatcatcatcttATCAAATCCTTCGACCCCCACCATGGTTACTGCTGCATCATCCACAGAGACAAGCCATCTCTATGCATCATTCTACtaccacacccacacccacatcTACATCTCCTCCCATATCCAAACACACCTGCTGCAGGCTCTCACGCCGGGACATTGCAATTCACAGTGGCTCTTCCTCACTTCTTCTCTTGTGGGCTCAGACCATGGAGCCATTCTGGTCATCCAAGGCATGGGCAGAGGATTATACTTCAAACGGTTATCAAGGAGAAagtaatttgaaaaataatggctGCAACAACAGTACCCCTACACAGCGAGCCTTCCTTGACATTTCCATCGATGGAAAGCCAGTGGGACGGATTGTAATTGGGCTTTATGGTGTTGATGTACCAATTGGCACCACAAGGTTTTCCAAACTTGTAAGTGGAGCTGCAGGTATCAGTTACAGGAGAAAGGAGTTTGTGAAGATCATGCCTAACTACATTCAACATGGAGGGTTAAGATCATATGGTGTAGATGTAGAACTTGCAAAGAATACTGGGAGTGAATTGGCTGCAGATAGTCTTCTCAAGGaatgggagaaggtttatgaaGAATGTCAGGGGACCAAGAATTTGAGCGGCTCTGTGAGCATTGTTGTCAGGGACCCATCAAAAccacctccaaaattgaagctCATTGCACGGAAAGGGAAATTAGAGATTGACCAAGAGGAAGTTGGGGTTAATCCTAATGGGACTGAGTTTGTGATTACCACTAGAGATGCTCCAGAACTTGATGCTTCTTCACTGGTTGTTGGAAGAGTTTTAGATGGAATGGATGTAGTGGAGAGAATAGCTAGCGTGAAGACTGTGCAAGAGAACACAAGCTCTCCTTATTTCAG GGTGGCAAAGTTGATTGGAGATAAGAGAGCTGTTGTTGCAGAGAGAGGCTTTAATCGACCGTATGCAAAGATTGTTATTACCAATTGTGGCTTAATTGATTAG
- the LOC122664666 gene encoding peptidyl-prolyl cis-trans isomerase CYP26-2, chloroplastic-like isoform X2, giving the protein MWQNPRILQSSSSYQILRPPPWLLLHHPQRQAISTPISKHTCCRLSRRDIAIHSGSSSLLLLWAQTMEPFWSSKAWAEDYTSNGYQGESNLKNNGCNNSTPTQRAFLDISIDGKPVGRIVIGLYGVDVPIGTTRFSKLVSGAAGISYRRKEFVKIMPNYIQHGGLRSYGVDVELAKNTGSELAADSLLKEWEKVYEECQGTKNLSGSVSIVVRDPSKPPPKLKLIARKGKLEIDQEEVGVNPNGTEFVITTRDAPELDASSLVVGRVLDGMDVVERIASVKTVQENTSSPYFRVAKLIGDKRAVVAERGFNRPYAKIVITNCGLID; this is encoded by the exons ATGTGGCAAAACCCACGAATtctgcaatcatcatcatcttATCAAATCCTTCGACCCCCACCATGGTTACTGCTGCATCATCCACAGAGACAAGCCATCTCTA CTCCCATATCCAAACACACCTGCTGCAGGCTCTCACGCCGGGACATTGCAATTCACAGTGGCTCTTCCTCACTTCTTCTCTTGTGGGCTCAGACCATGGAGCCATTCTGGTCATCCAAGGCATGGGCAGAGGATTATACTTCAAACGGTTATCAAGGAGAAagtaatttgaaaaataatggctGCAACAACAGTACCCCTACACAGCGAGCCTTCCTTGACATTTCCATCGATGGAAAGCCAGTGGGACGGATTGTAATTGGGCTTTATGGTGTTGATGTACCAATTGGCACCACAAGGTTTTCCAAACTTGTAAGTGGAGCTGCAGGTATCAGTTACAGGAGAAAGGAGTTTGTGAAGATCATGCCTAACTACATTCAACATGGAGGGTTAAGATCATATGGTGTAGATGTAGAACTTGCAAAGAATACTGGGAGTGAATTGGCTGCAGATAGTCTTCTCAAGGaatgggagaaggtttatgaaGAATGTCAGGGGACCAAGAATTTGAGCGGCTCTGTGAGCATTGTTGTCAGGGACCCATCAAAAccacctccaaaattgaagctCATTGCACGGAAAGGGAAATTAGAGATTGACCAAGAGGAAGTTGGGGTTAATCCTAATGGGACTGAGTTTGTGATTACCACTAGAGATGCTCCAGAACTTGATGCTTCTTCACTGGTTGTTGGAAGAGTTTTAGATGGAATGGATGTAGTGGAGAGAATAGCTAGCGTGAAGACTGTGCAAGAGAACACAAGCTCTCCTTATTTCAG GGTGGCAAAGTTGATTGGAGATAAGAGAGCTGTTGTTGCAGAGAGAGGCTTTAATCGACCGTATGCAAAGATTGTTATTACCAATTGTGGCTTAATTGATTAG
- the LOC122663742 gene encoding single-stranded DNA-binding protein, mitochondrial: MASSMGSLSRRLSFSLISTKRPYPSSMKFCTNINSNEDFDDDDSSIGLDGSSALSSTSSSPTNSNQQQKRFFQRPLENGLDVGVYKAILIGQVGQNPIQKRLRSGRPVTLFSLGTGGIRNNRRPFDNEEPREYANRCAVQWHRVAVYPERLGMLALKQVKPGSILYVEGNLETKIFSDPITGLVRRLREVAIRRDGRLVFLDKDGDDRQPTQMEDLRGVGYY; encoded by the exons ATGGCGTCCTCCATGGGTTCTTTATCAAGAAGattgtctttttctcttatctCCACCAAAAGACCCTACCCGAGCTCCATGAAATTCTGTACAAATATCAACTCCAACGAAGATTTTGATGATGACGATTCCAGTATTGGTCTGGATGGGAGCTCAGCTTTGTCATCAACCTCATCTTCTCCGACGAATTCAAATCAGCAGCAAAAGCGATTCTTTCAAAGGCCACTAGAGAACGGCCTGGATGTTGGTGTCTACAAG GCGATATTGATTGGGCAGGTTGGGCAGAATCCAATTCAGAAGCGGTTGAGGAGCGGTCGGCCTGTGACTCTGTTTTCGCTCGGGACTGGTGGAATTCGAAACAACCGGAGGCCGTTTGATAACGAAGAGCCTAGAGAGTATGCTAACCGGTGCGCTGTTCAATGGCACAGAGTTGCAGTGTACCCAGAGAGATTAGGGATGCTTGCCCTGAAGCAAGTCAAACCCGG GTCTATCTTATATGTGGAGGGGAATTTGGAGACCAAAATCTTTAGTGATCCAATAACTGGTCTCGTTAGGCGTCTTAGAGAGGTTGCAATTCGTAGAGATG GTCGTCTTGTATTTCTCGATAAAGATGGAGATGATAGGCAGCCAACACAGATGGAAGACTTGAGAGGTGTGGGCTACTACTAA